The Eggerthella guodeyinii sequence AAGCCACCGAATTCGCCGGCAGCGTAAAGATGCGGGATGGGATTGCCTTGTACATCCATGACCTGCGAATTGGCGTTGTGGCGTGGGCCGCCTTGGGTGTTCAGAATGCGCGCCACCATAGGGAACGAGTAATAGGGGCCGGAACCGATTTCCTTCATAGTCTCTGCATTTCGACCGCACTCCCAGTCCTCGCCTTGCTGCGCGTAGAGGTTGTACTTCTCGATCGTGCTCTTCAGGACTGTGGGATCGGCGCCGATTGATGCTGCCAGGGCTTCGATGCTGTCTGCTTGCACAATCAGGGATGCCATTCTGTCGTCTAGCTGGTTCGCCTGGGCGATAAGGTCGTAATGGGCCTGATCCATGATCAGGTGATTGTGTTTCGTATGCTGGGGGTGGGGCCACTCACCGTGCCCTGATACGTGCCCGTGCCTGGTCATGTAGGTCTCGTTCACGTACCGGCTGCCGTCGGAGCCTATGAGAACGTAGCTGCCGCCCGTATCGAATCCGGGAATGCCCACGGTTCCATACGGAGATCGCTCGCCCATAGGAGCCTCGAGGCCAGCACCTCCGAGAAATCGAATTCCCTCGTAGACGCCCATATGCCAAAGATCCGCCCCTGCTTCGAGAACCATCGAGATGCCATCGCCTCGGTTGTACAACGTTCCGATGGGGTTGTAGACGGCAAGTCCCAGATAGTCGTTTACCATGCGCGGGTTGTTCTCAAAGCCTCCGCATGCTAAAACGACGCCATTCCGTGCCCGGATGTTGAGCGGGGTGCCTTTCCGGTCGATGGCTACGCCGAGTATCGTCAAGGTGTCCGGATCTTGGATGAGCGCGGTGCCGGGAGACTCGTACCATACGTCGATTTGGTTTTGCTCCTCATACACCTTGTCTCGGTACAGATTCCAAAGGGCTGCATCGGAGAATTTGCCGTTGATGGTTCCCACGTCGACGGCATCGCTGCCTTCGAGTTCGGGAAATTCGGGAATTCCCCAGTTCCAAGCCGCCTGTCCTTTGAAACTCGCCACCTCCTCGATGCCGTATTCGTCCACAAGGATGCTCGGTATCTGAACCATGCCGTCGACGAGTGCGCGCAGGACGTCTTCGTCGTACTCGATGCCTCCCGATAGCGCTTCGTAGTAAGCCAAGAGTTTGTCTTCGTCCCCTTCCTTGCCGAACGCGATGCATTGGGCGCAGTAGCGGGTGTTGCCGCCTTCGTGCCCTTCAGGCGCGACGTCGAAAAGCAGCACCTCCGCGCCGTTCTTCGCCGCGTAGTGAGCGGCAACCGCTCCCGCTCCGCCGAATCCCATGACGAGTACGTCGTATTCGCCGTCCCATTTGACCGTATCCGCATAGGTGTACGAACCCGACTGGGCGGTTGCTGTCTGTGCTGGCGAACAGCCCCCAAGTGCTCCGATGGCGGCAGTGCCGAAGATTCCTGCAGCGGCTCCCTTGATAAAATTGCGTCGCGTGAAACTGCTTTCCGGCGTTTGATTTTCGACCACGATAGATCCCCTTCCTGCTGATTCGAGCAGTTCTTCAGTTTGTTTCTTTATACGAACGCAGGCGCTTGCTGGTAAGCAAGATACGCTCAAAGGGGATAGTGCGGTATAGTATAATGAGAAAAACAAGGGAGCAGATTTTAGTGTTCTGACCAGTTGAGGGCGCTGTTATTGGATTTTTACCAACGTGGGAGGGGGCGGCTTGTGTGTTTGCACAAGTCGAGCGCACATGTCGATGCTTTCAATAAGGGCAGAATCGACGCTGCTGCCCATGGTGTACGAGTGCGTCGACATGCAGCAGTTCATAGATGCCGCCGCGGCGCTTATAGGAACCCCCATCCGCTTTTCGCCTGACAACGATTTGGAGCTTGCATTCACTTCTCCCGGTTATCCAGCATCCGACATCGACGATATTCGTCAATTGCTCGCGGACGACGAGTTGGCATTCCATACATTCCTCGACGTTGTTCGCAAAGCCGACAGCCAGGGCAAACCGATCTACCTCTTTGATGGAAATGAGATAGGAGGCGATGTCGGAAACGGCAGGGTCGAGAAGATATTCTGCAATATCGCGATCGGGACGCGTTACTACGGAAACCTGTCCATCCCTCGAGCGGATATACCCCTCGAGACCGTTGACGGAGATCTAGTCGCGACGATAGCCCATCTGGTTGCCCTTATGTGCGCGGCTCATGGTGTAGGGGGATTCGAGCGCACGAACGAAGATGCTTTCAGGGCGCTTCTCTTCGGGGCGGTAACGAATTCCGCGCAGCTTGCGTTGCGCGTGAGGGATTGGAAAGCGTATGAAAACAGGGAGTGGAGGATGATTTGCGTTGCCTTGCCCGAAGACAGGCCCGAATCGTATCTTCGCTCGGCCATCCAGAGGATTTTTCTTGATAGCCCCGTTGTTTCAAAAGGAAAGACGATCAACGTACTGTTCGATATCGCGGACGGTGACATCGATTCGTCAACAGAGGATAAACTCCGTGAGCTCGCCTATAGTTTCAAAACCGTTGTGCTCGTCAGCGGCTCGTTCGATGACGTCCTTTCGTGCTTGGACGTGCATTCGTGTATGCAGAGCTTTCCTCAAATGAGAGACCCGGAGCCCGGAATGTTGGTCAGCTGCGATCGCTACAAGGAGTTTTCCTTGTTCTGGTATTCCAAGCTGCCCCCGCATGAGCTCGAAAGGCTTATGCACCCAGCGATTTTGGCCATGAGCCGCTACGACGAGAAAAACGGCACCGAGTATCTGAAAACGCTTCGCACGTATGCGGAATCGAACAAGAACGTCGTTGAAACGGCGGCGAATCTTTCGGTTCATGCCAACACGGTTAATTATCGTGTCAAACGGATGCGAGAGCTATTTGGCATAGATCTTTCGGATGCGGACACGCTCTTTGAGGTGATGCTCGCGTTTCGCCTGCGTGACTTCATAGGGTGAAACGAAACGAACCCCGAGTTGGGGTTCGTTTTCATATGCGGATGGTGCCCGAGGCGGGATTTGAACCCGCACGTCTAGGACAACGGTTTTTGAGACCGCCGCGTCTGCCATTCCGCCACTCGGGCGCACCGTGAAAGTATACCGGATGCCCCGGTGCCCGTCGAGGACAAAATGCCGCGCAGGGGAGACAAACCTTCGGCGACAATCGCTCAACATATGCATGATGCCCTGGCATGTCGATTCGGCAACGGTCATAATGGAACGATCTTCGCCGCGCGGCCAGGTGGCTGCGCCGGTTTCACGTACCGCACGCGCACTTGAGAGTCGGGAGGCACCTATGGAGCACGAAGAACTGACCAAGAAAATCGACGCGTACCTCGAGGACAACTGGGAGACGATGGTCGACGATATCACGACGCTCGTTCGTATCCCCAGCTTCGAAGAGCTGGACAAGGCGGCGGAGGGCGCGCCGTTCGGCCCCGGCCCGAAGGAAGCGCTCGCCGCGGCGCTCAAGCTGGCGGGCGACATGGGCTTCGCGACCCACGACGCCGAGGGCTACATCGGGTTCGCCGACTTCCCCGGCGAAAGCGACACGCAGCTGGGCATCATCGGCCACATGGACGTGGTTCCCGCCGGTCCCGGCTGGACCTTCGAGCCGTACGCGGTCACGCGCAAGGAAGGCTACCTCGTCGGCCGCGGCACGCTCGACGACAAGGGCCCCAGCGTGGTGGCGCTGCACGCCATGAAGTTCTGGAAGGATCTGCAGGACGCCGGCGAGGTGCCGCCGTTCCCCTACACCATCCGCTTCCTGTTCGGCGCGAACGAGGAATCGGGCATGGCCGACGTCGCGTACTACCACAAGCACTACGAGGACCCGGCGTTCCTGTTCACGCCCGACGCCGAGTTCCCCGTGTGCTACGGCGAGAAGGGCGGCTACGACGGCACGATCGCCAGCAAGCCCATCGCCGACCGCGTGGTGCTCGAGTTCACGGGCGGCGCGGCCACGAACGCGGTGCCCGGCATCGCCGAGGCCGTGGTGAAGGCCGACGCCGCCAGCCTGCCGAACACCGACCGCATCACCGTGACGGCCGACGGCGAAGGCCGCGCGAAGCTCACGGCTGCTGGCAAGGGCGCGCACGCTTCCACTCCCGACGAGGGCGTGAACGCCATCGGGCTCGTTGTGGACTACCTGCTGGAGCACGACCTGTGCACCGCCAGCGAGCGCGCGTTCTTCGAACTCGACCAGAAGCTGCTCAACCACACCGACGGCAGCGGCATCGGCATCAAGAGCTCCGACGAGTACTTCGGCCCGCTCACCGTCATCGGCGGCACCATCAAGATCGAGGACGACCGCTTCGTGCAGACGCTCGACAGCCGCTTCCCCACGTCTATCACGGCCGACGAGATCAGCGAGCGCCTGCGCCAGCTCACCGACGAGATCGGCGGCACGTTCGAGAACACGCTGCTCATGGTGCCCTTCCTCGTGAAGCCGGACAGCCCGGTGATCCAGGCGCTGCTGAACGCCTACAACGAGGCCACGGGCGAGGACGCCAAGCCGTTCACGATGGGCGGCGGCACGTACGCGCGCGAGTTCAAGAGCGGTGCCAGCTTCGGCCCCGAGAAGCCGTGGATCAAGGATCCGGAATGGGTCGGCATGATGCACGGCCCCGACGAGGGCGTCAGCGAGGATCTGCTCAAGCAGTCCTTCAAGATCTACGCGCTCACGCTCGATAAGCTCATGCAGCTTGACCTGTAGTAACGATTTCCGTACGAACGCCCCGGCGGCCGCGCGCTGCCGGGGCGCCGCATCCTTCCCGACGGCCCGTCGGCCGACAAGCGCCCGGTTCGGGCGTTTCTGCTTTTGAAAGGTGGTTCGCATGCCCGAATTCGATACCGTCCCCACCGATTTTGCCCCTGCCATCGGCATCGCTCCGGCCGAGGGCCTCGAGAACGAGGAAGGCGGCCGCATCGTGCTGGAGGGCCTTCCCAACACGCGCGACGTGGGCGGCCTGCCCACGGACGACGGCCGCTACGTGAAGCACGCGCGCCTGCTGCGCTCGGGCGCGCTCGACCACGCCACCACCCGCGATCTCGAGGTGCTGTTGGACGACTACCACGTGCGCACGGTTGTTGACCTGCGCACCGAAGAGGAGCGCAAGGAGCATCCCGACCCGGAGGACGGCCTGATGGGCGTGCGTTTCGTGGATGCGCCGGTGCTGAGCACCTCCACGTTCGGCGTCACGCGCGAAGGCGGTATGATGCAGGCGCTCAAAATGCTGCGCACGGTGCAGAAGAACCCGGCCAGCATCATGGAGGAAGTGTACGAGCGCATGATGCTGGACGAGCAGAGCCAGCGCGGCTTCGCGCAGTTCTTCGCCGACGTGCTGGCCACCGACGAGGGCTCGGTGCTGTGGCACTGCACCATCGGCAAGGACCGCGCCGGCCTGGCCGCCGCGCTGCTGCTGTACGTGCTGGGCGTCACGCGCGAGGCCATCGAGCAGGACTACCTGGTCACGAACAAGTACGTGGAGTCCGAGACGCAGAACATCATGGACGCACTGGCCTCGTTCGGCCTGGGCGACAAGCTGGACAAGAGCATCCACGTGATCAACTCCGCCGACCCGCGTTTCCTGCGCTCCGCGCTCGATGCCGTGGAGAAGCAGTACGGCAGCCTCGACGCCTACGTGCGCGACCAGCTGAACGTCACCGACGAGAAGCGCGCGGCCCTGCGCGCCCGCTACCTCACGGACGACCCGCGCGGGTAACGGCAGGTTTGCCGATGGTCAACGGCGGTTGATGGTCTTTCGTCGGTTTGGTTGTTCCTATCTTTCGGCTTTTGGCCGGTTTCGGCGCTCCATGACTTATAATGAGCGAAAGAAAACGTACGGAAGGTAGGAGGCTTAGGTGTTGAAAGCGATGATCGTCGATGACGAGGCTCCTGCGCGTTCAGAGCTGAAGTTCCTGCTTGACGAACTGGGGCAGACCGAGGTTGTCGCCGAAGCTGCCAGCGTGCGCGAGGCCATCGAGAAGCTGAAGGAATATCCGTGCGACGTGATGTTCCTCGACGTCAACATGCCCGAAGCGACGGGTTTGCAGCTGGCCGAGGCGTTGCAGCATCTCAAATTCCCGCCCGCGGTGGTGTTCGTGACGGCGTACAGCGAGTTCGCGTTGGACGCGTTCAAGGTGAACGCCATCGACTACCTGGTGAAGCCGGTCGAGACTGAGCGCCTGTCGCAGGCCATCTCGCGCGTGCGCGAGCACGTGTCGCTGCACGTGCAGGCGCAGAAGTCCGAGCGCATCCCCGTCGAAAAGGGCGGCAAGAAGATCCTCATCGGCATCGACAAGATCCGCTTCGTCATGGCGCGCGACGATTACGCGTACCTGCAGACGGACACGGATCGCTACTTCTCCACGGTCAGCCTGGCCCAGCTGGAGAAGCGCCTCGACGGCCACGGGTTCTTCCGCGTGCACCGCGGCTACCTGGTGAACCTGTCGATGGTGGAGGAGATCGAATCGGTGTCGGGCGGCACGCTGCTGCTCACGCTGAACGCCGTGGACGAGAAGATCCCCGTCTCCCGCCGCCGCGTCTCCGCCCTGAAGAAGGCCCTAGGACTGTAACAAAACCGCATCGAATCTCGAACAAAGGCCGGCAGATGCCGGCCTTTTTGCTAGGTACGAACGAATGTTTCACGTGAAACATTCGTCTTCGCACGAAAAAGCGCCCGAGCGTTTGCTCGGGCGCTTTGCGGTTTCGGCGGCGTTGGCCTAGTACGCCGTGAAGGACGACTTGGGGGCCAGGCAGATGGGGCAGGCGACGAAGTTCTCGCCCTTGTGGATGTAGCCGCAGATGGGGCACAGGTAGTACTTGCCGTCGAAGGGGGTGTCGATGGTGGTGTACGCGTCCATGTACAGCTTCGCGTGGTAGGCTTCGGCGAGCTTGGCGCGGGTGAACACCTGCACGGCCTTGTTGTTGCCCTCTTCCTGCGCCTTCTTGATGAAGGAGGGGTACATGTCCGACGTCTCGTAGATCTCGCCGTTGGCGCCGGAGATCAGGTTGATGTCGCTCTCGTGCTCCTCGACCGTGGGAGGCTCGGGCTTCTCGGTGGCGGGGTCGATCTCCTTCGCCAGATCGTACTCGAGCCCGATGTGGATCTTCTCGGCGTCGGCCGTGCACTGGAACAGGCGGGCCAGCACGTCGAAGCCTTCGTTCTTGGCTACCTTGGAGAACGCCTCGTACTTCGTGGTGGCGCCCGTCTCGCCCGTGATCGCCGTCATGAGGTTCTCGTAGGTGGTGCCCACGGTGGTCGTGCTGTCGTAGATGATGTTGAAGTTGCTGGCGGTGGCCGCATCGGGCATAGCCTGCGGATCGAGCACCTCGGCGACGTACTCGCTGCCGGCGCCGGCGTCGGTCTTGGTCGAGGTATCGGCTGCGGGCTCGGTGGTGGCGTCGGCCTTCGGCTCGGCGCCGCATGCGGCCAACAGGCCCAGCGCGGAAATCGAAGCGGCGCTGACGGCAGCACCCTTCAGCAGGTTCCTTCTCGTGATATCGGACATGATTCCTCCCTCGTCTTCCCGATGAGCTCCTCTCCAGCCCATCTGATAATCGATACTATATATCAATTAAGAATGATAATCAATAGTGAATTACCACGGACGGGATCATGGTTCCGCTTCGCCCCGCTCCCTTCTGCGCACACGTTTTGTCCACAACTCCGTCACAAGCGCAAACACGATGGCCAGCCCCCGGTGCCGTTTGCTAGAATGAAGGGAATTACGCTGAAAGAAGGTTGTATGCTATCCGGTGATGTAGAAAAACTGTATCCTTCCGCGAAAATACTCGTGAAGGACTGCGTTGCCAGCCGCATCCATGACAAGGATGCGAGCCTGTACGGCTTCTCCGACGAAGCGCGTTCCTGCTCCGAGCAGTACATGGGATGGACGGATCTTGCCAGCAATCCGCCGTACTCCCTGCGTGATATCCAAGACTTCGCCGACTCGATCATCGCCCAAGGGCTGAAAACGGTCGTCCTCATCGGCCAGGGCGGCTCCACGCAGGCACCCATGACCATCACCAAATACAACAAGCCCGACTCGTCGAAGATCACGTTCAAAACGCTCGACTCCGACTCGCCCGTGCGCGTGCGCGCCATCCTGGCCGAGGCGAAGCCCGAGACGACCCTGTTCGTGATCTCCTCGAAGAGCGGCGGCACCATCGAGCCGCGCCTCGCCCTGCGCGCCGTGCGCGACGCGGTGGCCGACCGCATCAGCGAAGAGGAGCTCGTGCAGCACCTCGTGGCCATCACCGACCCCGGCTCCATGCTGGAGCGCCAGGCGCGCGAAGAGGGCTGGGCCGCGGTGTTCTCCGGCGAGCCCACGGTGGGCGGGCGCTTCTCGGCGCTTTCCGTGTTCGGCCTGCTGCCGGCAGCGCTCGTGGGCATCGACCTCGAAGAGTTCATGGCGCACGCCATCGACGCCGAGCGCCAGTGCAGCGAGGATGCCATCGACAACCCGGCCATCGGCCTGGCGTCGTTCCTGTACGACAACTATCTGCAGGGCCGCAACAAGTTCACGTTCCTCACGCCGAAGCGCGGCCGCGTGCTGGGCCTGTGGATCGAGCAGCTGGTGGCCGAGAGCCTGGGCAAGGACGGCCAGGGCATCCTGCCGAACATCGAGATCGACTCGCTGCTGCTGACGAAGGACCCGGGCGACCGCAGCGTCATCATGTACCTCACGCGCACCGACCTGTGGGACGAGCGCCGCAACTTCGAGATGAGCCTGTCCTACATCGACCCGGCCATCCCGCGCGCCAACTACAAGATCGATTCGGTGGAAGAGCTTGCCGAGCACTTCGTGATGTGGGAATACGCCATCGCCATGTGCGGCTACCTCATGAAGCTCTGCCCCTTCGACCAGCCCGACGTGGCATCGGCGAAGGCCGTGGTGCTTGACATCCTCAAAGAAGGCCAGCCCGAGCCCGATTTCATCCAGGATTTCATCGACGACGTCCACATGGGCGAGGTCGAAGTGCGCCTGTCCCCGTGCTTCAAGGATTGCACCGACACGCGCGGTGCGCTGCGCGCGTTGCTGGGCAGCATCCAGCCGGGCGATTTCTTCGCGCTCAACGCGTTCCTGCCGTTCACGGGCGAGGGCCGACGCGAGGCGCTGGAAACCATCCGCCACGGCGTGGCCGAGAAGCGCGGCGTGGTATCCTGCCTCGAAGTGGGCCCGCGCTACCTGCATTCCACCGGGCAGCTGCACAAGGGCGGCCCGAACTGCGGCGTGTTCCTCATCCTGTCGGCCGACGAGCTGAAGGACATCCCGCTGAAGGACGAGGCCGAAAGCCTGGGCTCGTTGGCGAAGGCGCAGGCCTCGGGCGACCTCGTGACGCTGGCCGAGCGCGGCCGTCGCGTGGTGCATCTGCACCTGCCTGACAACTCGGGCGTCACGTTGCGCAAGCTTGCCGAAGTGATCTGCGGCATCCTGGAAACGATGGAAGCCCCGTCGGCGTAATGGACGACGGCGCGACACGATAATGCTATACCCCGAGGGCGGCCGTTGAGCCGCCCTCGTAGATTGACGACGACACTGGCAACGGTACAACGCGGAGGCGTGCATATGAAGGAAGCGCTCGATATTCAGGTCAAAGGCATCGTGCAGGGCGTCGGGTTCCGCCCCTTCGTCTATCGGCTGGCGAAGAAGTACCTGATCGACGGCTGGGTGCTCAACGCCACCGACGGCGTGTTCATCCACGCCGAAGCCGAGACGAAGCTGCTCGACGAGTTCGTCATCGAGCTGTCCGAGAACCCGCCGGCCGCCTCGCGCGTGGAGGAGGTGACGCTCAAGGAGGTGCCGCTCGAGGACTTCGACTCGTTCGAGATCCGCTTCTCCGACGCGGGCGCGGTGGAGAAGACCACGCTGGTATCGCCCGACCTCGCCACCTGCGACGATTGCGCTCGCGAGCTGTTCAACCCGAACGATCGGCGCTATCGCTACCCGTTCATCAACTGCACGAACTGCGGGCCGCGCTTCACCATCATCGAGAAGCTGCCCTACGACCGCAAGAGCACGTCGATGAAGGAATTCCCCATGTGCGAGCGCTGCGCGCGCGAGTACGGCGACCCGCTCGACCGCCGCTTTCACGCGCAGCCCGACGCGTGCTTCGAATGCGGGCCGCACATCAGCTGGTGCGAGCACGAGGGCGGCGCCATCGACGCGCCGCTCGGTCCGATGACGTGGGGCGCCACGCGCGAGGAGAGCGACGCCATCCTGGCGCGCGCCGTCGAGTTGCTGCTGGACGGGAAGATCCTGGCCGTGAAGGGGTTGGGCGGCTTCCATCTGGTGTGCGATGCGTCGAACCCCCAGGCCGTGGCGCTGCTGCGCGCGCGCAAGCGTCGCGAGGGCAAGGCGTTCGCGGTGATGATGGGCGACGTGGCGGACGTGCGCCGCTTCTGCGAGGTGAACGAAGCGGAGGAGGGCATCCTCGCGGCCACGCAGCGCCCCATCGTGTTGTTGCGCAAGCGCGCCGACGCCGCGTTCGCTCCCGGGTTGGCCGACGCGCTGCCCGAGCTGGGCGTCATGCTGCCCTACACGCCCATCCAGCACCTGCTGCTCCACGACTTCGTGGAGACCGGCGGTGCCGGGATGCTGGTGATGACGTCGGGCAACATCCATGACGAGCCCATCGTCATCGACGACGAGGATGCCTACGCGAAGCTGTTCGGCGTGGCCGACGCGTTCCTCGGCCACAACCGCGCCATCCGCGCCCGCTACGACGATTCGGTGGTGCGCGTCATCGAGGCGGGCAGCGCCGGCGAAGCGGTCCAGTTCATCCGCCGGGCCCGAGGATACGCGCCGCTGCCGCTGGCGATGCCGCCGCACGAGGGCGCCTGCGCCGCGAGCTCCCTCTTCGCCACCGGCCCCGAGCAGAAGAACACGTTCGCGCTCACGCGCGACGCCGAGGCGTTCGTCTCGCAGCACATCGGCGACCTCGAGAACGCCGAGACCTACGACGCATGGCTCCAGGCCAAGGATCGCTACGAGACGCTGTTCGAGATCGAGCCCGCGTGCATCGCCTGCGACCTGCATCCCGAGTACCTCACGTCGAAGTGGGCGCACGAGCAGAGCCTTCCCGTGACCGAGGTGCAGCACCACCACGCGCACGTCGTGTCGGTGATGGGGGAGCACGGCCTGACCGGCCCCGTGTGCGGCATCGCGTTCGACGGCACGGGCTACGGCGTGGACGGGGCCATCTGGGGCGGCGAGGTGCTGCTCAGCAACCTGTCCGCGTTCGAGCGGTTCGCGAACTTCGCCTACGTGCCCATGCCGGGCGGCGCGGCGGCGGTGAAGCATCCGCTGCGCATGGCCTACGGCGTGCTGTGGGCGTTCGACCTGCTGGAACATCCCGGGGCCGCCGACGCGCTGGGCGCGCTCGGCGAGCAGGCGGCCGTGTGCGAGCAGATGATCGACCGCGGCATCAACACGCCCATGACCTCGTCCGTCGGTCGCCTGTTCGACGCGGCCAGCGCGCTGCTGGGCATCTGCGTGGAGCCCACCTACGAGGGGGAGCCGGCCATCCTGCTGGAAGCGGCCATCGACGATCCGGCGGATGCCGCGCGCGGCGCAACGGGTGAAGGCGCCTACGAAATAGGGGTGCTCAAAAACACCGCAACCTCCACCAGCACGGCGCAGGACACCTCGGTCGTGCTGTTCGACGCGGCGCCAGTGTTCGCCGCGCTCCTCGACGACCTGGCAGCCGGCGTGCCCGTCGGCGTCATCGCACGCCGCTTCCACGATGCGTTCGTGCAGGCCATCGTCACGGCGGCCGAGCTTGTGCGCAGCTTGTACGATATCGACACGCTCGCGCTGTCCGGCGGCGTGTTCATGAACCGCTACCTGCTCGAGCATGCGCTGGCCGCGCTCGAGGCCGCCGGCTTCACGGTGGCCGTCAACCGCGACCTACCGCCCAACGACGGCTGCATTTCCTTCGGCCAAGCTGTGGTAGCATGGGCCTCGAACAACGAAGAAGGAGAACAGCCATGTGCTTAGCCATACCTGCAAAAGTAACCGAGATGAAGGACAACCACCTGGCTACGGTGGATATCCTCGGCGTCACGCGCGACATCTCCATCGACCTCACGCCCCAGGCGAACGTCGGCGATTTCGTGCTCGTGCACGCCGGGTTCTCCATCGAGGTGGTGGATCCCGACTACGCTCAGGAGACCATCGACCTCATCAAGCAGTTCCCCGAGCTGGCGGGTGACGATATCCCCCTCGGCGAGGTGCTGTGATGGGCACCGCCGACGCGCCCGCCACCGCGTCGCATATCGCGCGCACGGTGGACGCGGCCACGATGGCCTCCGAACTGGCGGCGTTCAAAGACCCGCAGCTCGCGCGCGGCCTCATCGAGTCCATCGCGAAGCTGTCGCCCGAAGGCGGCGCCACGCTCATGGAGGTGTGCGGCACCCACACTGTCGCCATCGCGCGCAACGGCATCCGCAACCTCATGCCCGAGGGCACGCGCCTCGCGTCCGGCCCGGGCTGCCCCGTGTGCGTGACCTCGAACAGGGACATCGACACGGTCATCGCGCTCGCCCGCGTCCCGAACGTCACCATCGCCACGTTCGGCGACATGACGCGCGTGCCGGGCTCCACGTCCAGCCTGCTGGCCGAGCAGGCGGCGGGCCGCAGCGTGCAGATCGTGTACTCGCCGCTCGATGCGCTCACGCTGGCCGAGCAGAACCCCCAGCGCGAAATCGTGTTCGTGGGCGTGGGCTTCGAGACCACCACGCCGCTCGTGGCCATGTCCATCAAGCGCGCGGCCGCGGCCGGCCTCAAGAACTTCAGCGTGTTCGGCGCTCACAAGAACATGCCCGGCGCGCTGGAAGCCATCATCAACGACCCGAAGCTCAAGGTGGACGCGCTCATCCTGCCCGGCCACGTGAGCACCATCATCGGCGCCAAGCCCTACCAGTTCCTGGCCGAGAAGTACGGCATCCCCGGCGTCATCACCGGGTTCGAGCCGGTCGACGTGCTGCAGGGCATCGCCATGATCATGCGCCAGCTGCACGAGGGCCGCTCCGAGATCGAGATCGCCTACGCGCGCGGCGTCATGCCCGAGGGCAACCCCGTGGCGCTGGCCGCCATCGACGAGGTGTTCGAGACGTGCACCGCGCTGTGGCGCGGCCTGGGCGAGATTCCCGGCTCGGGCTACCGCATCCGCGAAGAGTTCGCGCAGTTCGACGCCGTGCGCCGCTTCCAGCCCGACATCGAGCCCACGCAGGATCCGAAAGGCTGCCGCTGCGGCGACGTCCTGCGCGGCATCATGGCCCCCAACGAGTGCCCGCTGTTCCGTACGGTGTGCACCCCCGAGAACCCCGTGGGCCCCTGCATGGTGTCCAGCGAAGGCAGCTGCGCCGCCTACTACCGGTACTACTGAGGGAGGGCGCTCCTCGTACCCGGCTGCACCTCGCTCATCCCGACGGGCCCCTCATCGAGGGGCCCGTTTCGCGTTCGCCGAGTGTTTCACGTGAAACATTCGTTCTGCAACAGCAAGCCGGCCCCCGAAAGCGTCGCTTTCGGGGGCCACGGCTTTCGGGGGGGGGGGGGGGCGCATGGGGCGCCTGGCGAAAGGGGAGGGTGCGGCCCGCCGGGCGCCCCTGGGCCTATTCGGCCGCCGCTGCGATGGCGCTCTGCGCCGAGATGCGGCCGAACACGAGGCACTCGGCCACGTTGCCGCCGCCCTCGTAGTAGTGGCCCCAGATGGAGCCGAACTCGCCGGCGGAGTACAGGCCGGGGATGGGATTGCCGTCGTAGTCGAGAATCGCGCCGTTGGCAGCGCGCACGGGGCCGCCGTCGGTGTTGAGGAACGACGGCGCGCACAGCTGCGCGTAGAACGGCGGGGTCTTCACGGGCACGAGCGTGCTTTCGGGGCGGTGGAAGAAGATGTCCTTGCCGTTTTCGCAGCACTCGTTCCACTGATCGACCGTGGTCACCAGCTCGTC is a genomic window containing:
- the hypD gene encoding hydrogenase formation protein HypD, whose translation is MASELAAFKDPQLARGLIESIAKLSPEGGATLMEVCGTHTVAIARNGIRNLMPEGTRLASGPGCPVCVTSNRDIDTVIALARVPNVTIATFGDMTRVPGSTSSLLAEQAAGRSVQIVYSPLDALTLAEQNPQREIVFVGVGFETTTPLVAMSIKRAAAAGLKNFSVFGAHKNMPGALEAIINDPKLKVDALILPGHVSTIIGAKPYQFLAEKYGIPGVITGFEPVDVLQGIAMIMRQLHEGRSEIEIAYARGVMPEGNPVALAAIDEVFETCTALWRGLGEIPGSGYRIREEFAQFDAVRRFQPDIEPTQDPKGCRCGDVLRGIMAPNECPLFRTVCTPENPVGPCMVSSEGSCAAYYRYY
- a CDS encoding HypC/HybG/HupF family hydrogenase formation chaperone, whose amino-acid sequence is MCLAIPAKVTEMKDNHLATVDILGVTRDISIDLTPQANVGDFVLVHAGFSIEVVDPDYAQETIDLIKQFPELAGDDIPLGEVL